The DNA window CCGGGAAGCGGCGAACTGCCGATCCAGGAGCTGCTGGCCGCCTCCCAGGCCGGGGGGTACAACGGCCCCGTCGGCCTGGAGTACAAGCCCACCGTCGCCAGCGCCGACAGTTTCGGCTGGCTCGACCGCTGAACTCCCAGCCGCCCCCCCCGGACGGGAACTGAACTCTCACGCCACGGAAAGGGAAAGACACCATGTCCCAGGCGCGCAACATCGCCTTCGTCGGTCTCGGCATCATGGGGCTGCCGATGGCGACCAACCTGGTCAAGGCGGGGTACAACGTCTCCGGTTACAACCGGACCCCCGCCAAAGCCCAAAAACTCGCCGAGCAGGGGGGTAAGGCCGCGGGCAGCATCGCCGAGGCGGTGTCGGAGGCCGACGTCGTCATCACGATGGTTCCCGACTCCCCGGACGTCGAGTCCGTCCTCCTCGGGCAGGACGGCGTGTTCGCCAACGTGAAGTCGCAAGCGTTGGTCGTCGACATGAGCACGATCCGCCCCGACGTCGCCCGCACGGTCGCGGACGAGGGAGCGAAGCGGGGACTGCGAGTGCTCGACGCCCCCGTCAGCGGCGGCGAGGCCGGCGCGATCGAGGGCAAGCTCTCCATCATGGTCGGTGGCGACAGCGCGGCCTTCGAGGAGGCCAAACCGATCTTTGACGTTGTGGGAAGCACCCCGGTACTGGTCGGCCCCTCGGGCGCCGGGCAGACCGTGAAGGCCGCGAACCAGCTCATCGTGGCCGGCAACCTCCAGCTCGTGGCCGAAGCGCTGGTGTTCCTCGAAGCGCATGGTGTGGACACCGAGTCCGGGCTCGAGGTACTCAACGGCGGGCTGGCCGGAAGCACCGTCATGGGGCGCAAGGGCGCCGCCATGCGGGAACGCAACTTCCAGCCCGGCTTCCGCATCGAGCTGCACGACAAGGACCTCAAGATCGTGACCCAGGCAGCGAGGGAAGCCGGAGTGACGATCCCGGCCGGGGCCCAGGTGGCGCAGTTCGTCAGCGCGCTGAAGGCCCAGGGCCACGGGGGGCTGGACCATTCCGCCCTGCTGCGGCTCGTGGATCAGCTCTCCACAGAGGAGAAGTAGCGCCGGGCCGGCCTCGGCCCGGCCAACGAGCCATCGGCGGAAGCTGGATTCCTACCGCCGATGAGAACGGGCTCCGCCGGCGGGACCGGCGCCACGGCCTCGCGTCTTACGTGTGCTCCGCGCGAGGGAACGTGAGCCTGGGTGTTGGCCGCACCCGAATTCCCGCCGGCGGGCCCGCAACCCCCTAGCACTGGAAGGGTTTAATCGGAATGGTACAGACTCCCGCGATGAACGCGGTCGTCGAGGTCCTCAAATCGGAGGGTGTCGACACGGCCTTCGGGTGCCCCGGAGCCGCTGTTCTCCCGCTGTACAAGGGGATGGAACAGGTCGGCGGCATCGAGCACCTCACGGTGCGGCACGAAGAGGGCGCCACGCACATGGCCGATGGCTGGGCGCGTACGACCGGCAAGGTCGGAGTGGCGATCGGAACCTCCGGTCCGGCCGGAACCAACATGATCACCGGTCTCTACACCGCGATGGCCGATTCGATCCCGATCGTGTGCATCACCGGCCAGGCGGTCTCCACCAAGCTGCACCAGGAAGCGTTCCAGGCGGTGGACATCGTCGACATCGCCAGGCCGGTCACCAAGTGGGCGGTGCAGCTCAAGGAGGCCGCGCAGGCTCCCTGGATCTTCCGGGAGGCGTTCCGCGTCGCCCAGGAGGGGCGTCCCGGTCCGGTCCTGATCGACCTTCCCTTCGACGTGGCCACCCAGACGATCGAGTACGACCCCGGCATCGACGCCCCGTTGAAGGTCAACACCGTCGAACCGCACCAGCCGCGGGTCGAACGGGCCCTGGACATGCTCCTCGCCGCGGAGAAGCCACTGCTCCTCGCCGGCGGGGGCGTCATCATCTCCGAGGCATCCGAGGAGCTCAATGAGCTCGCCGAGTACCTGAACATTCCGGTCCAGGCCACCCTCATGGGCAAGG is part of the Haloactinospora alba genome and encodes:
- a CDS encoding 2-hydroxy-3-oxopropionate reductase, encoding MSQARNIAFVGLGIMGLPMATNLVKAGYNVSGYNRTPAKAQKLAEQGGKAAGSIAEAVSEADVVITMVPDSPDVESVLLGQDGVFANVKSQALVVDMSTIRPDVARTVADEGAKRGLRVLDAPVSGGEAGAIEGKLSIMVGGDSAAFEEAKPIFDVVGSTPVLVGPSGAGQTVKAANQLIVAGNLQLVAEALVFLEAHGVDTESGLEVLNGGLAGSTVMGRKGAAMRERNFQPGFRIELHDKDLKIVTQAAREAGVTIPAGAQVAQFVSALKAQGHGGLDHSALLRLVDQLSTEEK